A stretch of the Agelaius phoeniceus isolate bAgePho1 chromosome 1, bAgePho1.hap1, whole genome shotgun sequence genome encodes the following:
- the MALSU1 gene encoding mitochondrial assembly of ribosomal large subunit protein 1, with the protein MWRALAGARRLLRPLGAAARGAPRAEPPPPRAPPGRGCAAAGGGAGPGALGAAEQRQPADTVLPKFNIDLAVALLRQENAKDICVIQLSPELKYCDYFIIVSGFSTRHLHAMANYMLKMYKHLKEEGGPHTQIEGKETDDWLCIDFGNIVVHFMLPETREVYELEKLWTLGPYDDQLAQMIPQSLPKDFMFGLTPNSSDHLETRT; encoded by the exons ATGTGGCGGGCGCTGGCGGGAGCGCGGCGGTTGCTGCGGCCGCTTGGGGCTGCGGCCAGGGGCGCCCCGCGGGCGGAGCCGCCACCACCCCGGGCCCCGCCGGGTCGGGGCTGcgcggcggcgggaggcggAGCCGGGCCCGGGGCGCTGGGGGCGGCGGAGCAGCGCCAGCCGGCAG ATACTGTTCTTCCAAAGTTCAACATTGACTTGGCTGTAGCACTGCTGAGGCAGGAAAATGCTAAAGACATCTGTGTCATCCAGCTATCTCCAGAACTAAAATACTGTGATTATTTTATAATTGTGAGCGGATTTTCAACACGGCATCTTCATGCAATGGCAAATTACATGCTGAAAATG tacaAGCATCTCAAAGAAGAAGGTGGTCCTCATACTCAGATTGAAGGAAAAGAGACAGATGACTGGCTGTGCATTGATTTTG GTAACATAGTGGTTCATTTCATGCTGCCAGAGACACGAGAAGTTTATGAACTGGAGAAGCTGTGGACTCTTGGTCCCTATGATGACCAGTTAGCACAGATGATTCCACAGTCCCTGCCAAAGGACTTCATGTTTGGACTGACTCCCAACAGCAGTGATCATCTTGAGACAAGAACTTAA